From Deinococcus cellulosilyticus NBRC 106333 = KACC 11606, the proteins below share one genomic window:
- a CDS encoding vWA domain-containing protein encodes MQAHPSSEKLINLVKTVNLTLEKHGVADEKAAVVLVMDATGSMKNAYRSGTVQQVVDRIAVLAMRLDDDGKLESWFYASEHHHTEDVTLQNLEGYVARTVLTESGRFLLGLGGANNEPPVMRSLLERHKNSNDPVVILFISDGGVSQTGAIKQVITEAAHFPIFWQFIGLGGRNYGVLEKLDALEGREVDNANFFAVDDLSEISDAELYRRMLAEFPLWLKAAREKRILR; translated from the coding sequence GTGCAGGCCCACCCGTCCAGTGAGAAGCTGATCAACCTGGTGAAGACCGTCAATTTGACCCTGGAGAAGCACGGCGTTGCAGACGAGAAAGCGGCAGTGGTGCTGGTGATGGACGCGACGGGCAGCATGAAGAACGCCTACCGCAGTGGCACGGTGCAGCAGGTGGTGGACCGCATTGCGGTGCTGGCCATGCGGCTCGACGATGACGGGAAACTGGAGAGCTGGTTTTATGCCAGTGAGCACCACCACACCGAGGACGTGACCCTGCAGAACCTGGAGGGGTACGTGGCCCGGACGGTGCTGACGGAATCCGGGCGGTTTCTGTTGGGATTGGGCGGGGCGAACAATGAACCCCCGGTGATGCGGTCATTGCTGGAGCGGCACAAGAACAGCAATGACCCGGTGGTGATTTTGTTCATTTCCGATGGTGGGGTCAGCCAGACCGGAGCCATCAAACAGGTGATCACCGAGGCGGCGCACTTCCCGATTTTCTGGCAGTTCATTGGTCTGGGTGGCAGGAATTACGGGGTGCTGGAGAAACTGGACGCTCTGGAGGGGCGGGAGGTGGACAACGCGAATTTCTTCGCGGTGGATGACCTTTCGGAGATCAGTGACGCGGAACTCTACCGCCGCATGCTGGCCGAATTCCCCCTGTGGCTGAAAGCAGCACGGGAAAAGCGCATCCTCAGGTAA
- a CDS encoding TerD family protein: MLMFSKGQKSPLISVTPLPEFTVAVRFKNPQNLTLDATLFGVDHQDQLSDDRFFCFFNQPESPRGALRLLPGQPGELQRFQVNLALLPASVRKLVFTVSIDGNGTLRDLPEGQITLFAGDREVMMFQVISAEFLKEKALIFLEVYFKDQWRIGAVGQGFSGGLSQLLRHYGGVEETPTAPKPRSSAKGWIWRSGCRPTRPVRS, translated from the coding sequence ATGTTGATGTTCAGCAAAGGCCAGAAAAGCCCTCTGATCTCCGTGACGCCGCTGCCGGAGTTCACGGTGGCGGTGCGCTTCAAGAACCCCCAGAACCTGACCCTGGACGCCACCCTGTTCGGGGTGGACCATCAGGACCAGCTCTCCGATGACCGTTTCTTCTGTTTCTTCAACCAGCCAGAAAGCCCACGGGGTGCCCTGAGGTTGCTTCCGGGTCAGCCGGGGGAACTGCAGCGCTTCCAGGTGAACCTTGCTCTTTTGCCTGCTTCGGTGCGCAAACTGGTGTTCACGGTGAGCATCGATGGGAACGGCACCCTGCGGGACCTACCAGAAGGGCAAATCACCCTTTTTGCTGGGGACCGGGAGGTGATGATGTTCCAGGTCATCAGTGCAGAGTTCCTCAAGGAGAAAGCCCTGATCTTCCTGGAAGTCTACTTCAAGGACCAGTGGCGCATCGGGGCGGTGGGTCAGGGGTTCTCTGGGGGCCTCTCCCAGCTGCTCCGGCATTACGGCGGGGTGGAGGAAACCCCCACTGCTCCGAAACCCCGAAGCTCAGCAAAGGGCTGGATTTGGAGAAGCGGGTGCAGGCCCACCCGTCCAGTGAGAAGCTGA